From the genome of Methanothrix soehngenii GP6:
GTCTATTAATGCATTTAATCAGGGCACCCATATAAAGGTTTCAACCTGCGCCGGATGCACTGGTGAGGCAACGATCCTATTGTGCACCTGACTATGGGCAGTTCAGTGGTCAATGCCATGCGTACGATTCAACTCGCAGCAGCGCGGAGTTTTCATCGTTTACGGTGGGGAGGAGCGCGTACAAATATCTTCACCCAGGATAACCATATGTAGCATTAAGTGAATATACCAAATCATGCAGCTCACAAAGACCATTATCCTGAAGCTAGATGCACCGGATAATGACCTAGCAGAGCTGCTAGGAGCATTCTCCCAAGGCATGAATTATGCCTCGCAAATCGTGTTTGACATCGGCAAGCCTGTTGGAAGTGGACTTATCCAAAAAGCCACTTACAAGCATCTACGGAACAATCTTAACCCTGAAATCTCAGATGGCTTGCAATGTAGCTCGCCAGGTTTCGGGAGCTTACAAAACACTTCAGAGTCAGATCGACAAAAGAGAATCAGAATGGCAATTCCTCGATTTCGATCCAACCTCGGCTACATTCTCGTTCGAACGCGATTTTGGCTTATCCGGAGACACTTTGAGCATAACTACATTAGCGGGGCGCAGGAGATATAAGATCTTGAATTACCAGTATGCTCAGAGATACTTAGACGGGTCCTGGAAATACCTGGCATCCAAGCTTTGTTTGCACAAAAACGGAGCTTACTTTTTCCATTTGGCCTGTGCGAAGGATATTCCAGACAAGAATATAGTTGATGCATCCACTTTCATGGGTGTTGATGTCGGTATTAATTGTCTGGCGGTTGCATCTACCACGGACAAGCAATGCAAGTTCTTTGCAGGTGGTGAAATCAAGAACCACCGAAACATCCGATCCAAGGAACGCCAGAGATTGCAGAAGGCAGGCGGTCGATATTTGGGCACTCGATCTTCTATGAGAACTCTTAGAAAAATAGCAGGCCTAGAGACACGGTTTATGACTGCCGTCAACCATAAGGTATCCCATGCGTCTTCGGTTAGCAGATCATTCCTAGCACAATCGTTATAAATGCACATTAATTTATCTTCTGAAATAGTTCATCTAATAAGATTTATATGGAATATGTGATACTATATTCAATCCAAGGGATTAGCATGCGAAAAGGAGTATCACAAATTGAGAAAGATATAGTCGAGCAAGAACTAACCAGGATGTTTGAATCCAAGTGGATTCGAGATAAAGCAAGAGAGAGCGGATTGATCGAAAGAGAAAGAAAGATTGATCCAGTGATAATGTTTTGGACTCTCGCTATCGGCTATGGCTCACAGTTGTATCGAACTATAGTGGAGTTGAAACGCGTTTACGAAGTCAGAGGGAAAGTATCAATTTCAGACAGCAGTTGGCATGATCGTTTCACTCCAGAACTGGTAAAATTTCTCAGAGAATGTGTGATTCACGGCATAGAGCACATTTCTGAAGAACCCAGTAGGATTTTGGGTGACCGTCTAGCTAGCTTTCGGGATGTAATGATTCAAGATAGCACTATTATTCGGCTTCATAAAAGCCTTGCTGATAAGTGGCCAGCCACTCGTTCCCGAAAAGTGGCTGCAGGAGTAAAAGTGGCATTTTTAACAAGTGCCATAGCCAATAGTCCAAAAAGCATTTCGATACTGCCTGAGAATACCAACGATGTAAAGACCTTAAAAATAGGTCCCTGGGTAAAAGATATAATATTATTAATAGATCTAGGATTTTACAAATATCAACTGTTCAGCAGGATAGTTGAAAACGGCGGATCCTTTGTCTCTCGCCTCAAGAGCAATGCAAATCCCTTAATAGTAGGAACAAATCAGGTACGCAATACCCGTGGCGTTGATCTAAACGGGAAACATTTGAAAGATATTAAACTAGAAAAATCCGATGATATTTTTGATGTAAATGTGGAAGTATCATTTGACCGAAGATCCTATCGCGGCGAGAGCAAAAAAGATAATAAGATATTTAGATTAGTCGCCATTTATAATACCGAAGCAGAAGAACATCACTTTTATCTAACTAATATTTCATCAGATATATTAAATGCTTCAGAGGTTGCAGCGGTTTATTCTGGGAGATGGGAAGTCGAACTCATCTTCAAAGAATTGAAGAGCAGATATGCGCTAGATCAGATAACAACAAAGAGCCCATACGCGATTGAGGCCTTAATCTGGGTCTCAATTTTGACGCTTCTTGTCAGCAGAAAATTGTATTCGATAGTGCGAAAACTAAATCCCGGTGCCAAAATGGTTCGCTTTACTCAATTGAGATGGAGTAACATCTTTGTCCAAAATTCCTCGCATCTATTGTCTGCGATATTGGATTACCTTGGAATAGAGCATGATTTCTCTACAGTCTTAAATGTGTGTTCAAGTGAGGCACTTGATCCGCATGTCAATAGAGAACGATTCAGGGAGGGATTGTGGTCTTAACCGAAGACGCATGTAAGGTATCCAAGGATCTCATAGAATTTGCTGTAGATAACGGCGTTTCGGCAATCGGCATGGAAGATTTGACGGGCATCAGGAAGAGAACGGAAAACAAAGTCTCCACAGAATTCAGGTACGAGCATAGCAGTTGGGCATTCAGGCAACTACAGGCTTTTGTGGAATACAAAGCCAAAGAGACCGGGATAGCTATAATTTACGTAAATCCTGAATATACTTCCCAAACTTGCCCCAGATGTAACCACATCAGCCGAAATAACCGCTGCGGCGTAGCCTTCAGGTGCGAAAAATGCGGTTACGAAACCCATGCCGACAGAGCTGGTGCTATGAACATAGAGCACCGAACACGAGACTTGAGGTATATCCTGGAGTCTCAGGGCGGTAATGTCAGCCCGCCAGACGCGACACGACTTTTTGCGTAGTCGCAAGCCGCGCCCTTCAGGACGCGGTAGTTGACTTGATCAAGATGGTTAGGTA
Proteins encoded in this window:
- a CDS encoding IS4 family transposase, with amino-acid sequence MRKGVSQIEKDIVEQELTRMFESKWIRDKARESGLIERERKIDPVIMFWTLAIGYGSQLYRTIVELKRVYEVRGKVSISDSSWHDRFTPELVKFLRECVIHGIEHISEEPSRILGDRLASFRDVMIQDSTIIRLHKSLADKWPATRSRKVAAGVKVAFLTSAIANSPKSISILPENTNDVKTLKIGPWVKDIILLIDLGFYKYQLFSRIVENGGSFVSRLKSNANPLIVGTNQVRNTRGVDLNGKHLKDIKLEKSDDIFDVNVEVSFDRRSYRGESKKDNKIFRLVAIYNTEAEEHHFYLTNISSDILNASEVAAVYSGRWEVELIFKELKSRYALDQITTKSPYAIEALIWVSILTLLVSRKLYSIVRKLNPGAKMVRFTQLRWSNIFVQNSSHLLSAILDYLGIEHDFSTVLNVCSSEALDPHVNRERFREGLWS
- a CDS encoding RNA-guided endonuclease TnpB family protein; its protein translation is MVLTEDACKVSKDLIEFAVDNGVSAIGMEDLTGIRKRTENKVSTEFRYEHSSWAFRQLQAFVEYKAKETGIAIIYVNPEYTSQTCPRCNHISRNNRCGVAFRCEKCGYETHADRAGAMNIEHRTRDLRYILESQGGNVSPPDATRLFA